In a single window of the Campylobacter hyointestinalis subsp. lawsonii genome:
- a CDS encoding MFS transporter — MSFIFIANGLVVSSASLLLTQMGAHRLQIGIVISFFFIGALVCTIVSHKLISKVGHIRAYTIFTAIFALSALLHSISNNLIFWAVLRFVLGFSYYSITIVIESWLNAKSKNATRSRVLSFYEIVFYTSFGIGAMIMSLNLDANEIFLIGTIFIIFGAIPLNLLKIHAPQVPAPIKISFPKIFNIAPLALCTGIISGLCMNGFFSMATLFVLDQGYSAKEAGNLIVVAMVGGFISHALFGKFSDKFGRKYAIILASFITFISSLFFIIIKPSIYMQYFFTFFLGAGIFVLYALAVARANDVVTDKNRYVEVSSAILFSYIIGSLLAPLIIGLLIYYFTHLGFLYFYICASLFLLIFASFQKNVTKPNNAFSVGNSHSMMLSEVLDDNNKQQ; from the coding sequence ATGTCATTTATATTTATAGCAAATGGACTAGTTGTTAGTTCGGCTAGTTTGCTTCTAACTCAGATGGGCGCACACAGACTTCAAATAGGCATAGTAATATCATTTTTTTTCATAGGAGCTTTGGTTTGTACCATAGTTTCTCATAAGCTTATCTCAAAAGTCGGACATATCAGAGCTTATACTATATTTACCGCGATATTTGCCTTGTCCGCGCTCTTGCATAGCATTAGCAACAACCTTATTTTTTGGGCTGTTCTTAGATTTGTGCTTGGATTTAGTTATTATAGTATCACGATAGTCATAGAAAGCTGGTTAAATGCAAAGAGTAAAAATGCAACCCGCTCACGCGTCTTGTCGTTTTATGAAATAGTATTTTATACATCTTTTGGTATAGGTGCTATGATAATGAGTCTAAATTTAGATGCAAATGAGATATTTTTAATAGGAACGATATTTATAATCTTTGGAGCAATACCTTTAAATTTGCTAAAAATTCACGCGCCACAAGTCCCCGCACCCATAAAGATAAGTTTTCCAAAAATTTTTAACATCGCACCTTTAGCGCTTTGTACGGGGATCATCTCTGGACTTTGTATGAATGGCTTTTTTTCTATGGCTACGCTTTTTGTATTAGATCAAGGATATTCAGCTAAAGAAGCAGGAAATTTGATAGTCGTAGCTATGGTAGGCGGATTTATCTCTCACGCATTATTTGGTAAATTTTCAGATAAATTTGGTAGAAAATACGCCATTATCTTAGCCTCATTCATCACTTTTATCTCGTCTTTGTTTTTTATCATCATCAAGCCAAGTATATATATGCAGTATTTTTTTACGTTCTTTTTGGGCGCTGGTATTTTTGTACTTTACGCCCTAGCAGTAGCTAGAGCAAATGACGTAGTAACCGATAAAAACAGATATGTAGAAGTAAGTAGCGCTATACTATTTAGCTATATCATAGGATCGCTTTTAGCTCCGCTTATCATAGGTTTGTTGATATATTATTTTACTCATTTAGGATTTTTATATTTTTATATTTGTGCTTCGTTATTTTTACTTATATTTGCATCTTTTCAAAAAAACGTTACTAAACCAAACAACGCTTTTAGCGTAGGAAATTCGCATAGTATGATGCTAAGTGAGGTATTAGATGATAATAACAAACAACAATAG
- a CDS encoding FlhB-like flagellar biosynthesis protein, whose product MAKIKKAVALGYNKKKDNAPKVLASGKGEIASKIIEAARKYEIPIKEDSDLVEILSKVDINQEIPSNLYKAVAEIFSFLYRATKIK is encoded by the coding sequence ATGGCAAAGATAAAAAAAGCTGTAGCCCTAGGCTATAATAAGAAAAAAGATAACGCTCCAAAAGTACTAGCTAGTGGTAAAGGAGAAATTGCTTCAAAAATCATAGAAGCTGCTAGGAAATACGAGATCCCTATCAAAGAAGATAGCGATCTAGTAGAGATCTTAAGCAAAGTAGATATAAATCAAGAAATTCCATCAAATCTCTATAAAGCAGTCGCAGAGATATTTAGCTTTTTGTATAGAGCTACTAAGATAAAATAA
- the mrdA gene encoding penicillin-binding protein 2 produces MRMRIAYAVLILVWTILLVRIYYLSIKSNEYYEDIAEKNAIKTELIAPIRGQILDIKGRPLAVNKLGFSVLIKPHLRNNEKVLDAEIKAISDVFTDLNATKLKRTYLKDDSPYNQDFVEVAPFIEYDSMIPHFAMLSLRENIIIRPASKRHYPYSSLASHVIGYVGRANQKDIQKDELTKITNYTGRSGIENFYNEVLQGKSGERKTKVTALNQEVEEVSYTRATSKDITLTLELELQKYITEIFGSDAGAVVVMSLKDGAILAAGSFPEYDLNPFVTGISQKEWDAIINNLDHPFTNKLVNSLYPPGSVVKMAMGMAFFDSGRITPRTQIMCDTYFELGGRKFRNWKNYGAEYMTIVEAIKESCDTYFYRGAYQIGIDNIAPVLERFGFGKKTGIDLPNEYIGIVPSREWKKAKTNMPWYHGDTLNTSIGQGNFLVTPVQVAKDTAIFATGLEMTPHFLYSIDGKKVEWEVQDNLTNKEKADIEYIRKGMYDTANVFGGTAFRALSAASIRLAAKTGTAQVVGISQTDKERIKENDMKYYERSHAWITTYGPYENPQFVVTAMVEHGGHGGSAAGPIVAKIYNKLIELGYIDKKYLKKK; encoded by the coding sequence TTTAGTTTGGACGATTTTGCTCGTTAGAATTTACTATCTTAGCATAAAATCTAATGAGTATTATGAAGATATAGCAGAGAAAAATGCTATCAAAACAGAACTTATCGCTCCTATAAGGGGTCAAATTTTAGATATAAAAGGAAGACCATTAGCGGTAAATAAACTCGGATTTTCGGTGCTTATCAAGCCTCATCTTAGAAATAATGAAAAAGTTTTAGATGCTGAGATAAAAGCCATAAGCGATGTATTTACTGATCTAAATGCTACTAAGCTTAAAAGAACGTATTTAAAAGATGATTCTCCATATAATCAAGACTTTGTAGAAGTCGCCCCATTTATAGAATACGATAGTATGATACCGCATTTTGCAATGCTTAGTTTAAGGGAAAATATAATTATAAGGCCTGCTAGCAAAAGGCATTATCCTTATAGTAGTCTTGCTAGTCATGTTATAGGATATGTAGGACGTGCAAATCAAAAAGACATTCAAAAAGATGAACTTACTAAGATAACCAACTACACAGGAAGAAGTGGCATAGAAAACTTTTATAATGAAGTACTTCAAGGAAAAAGCGGTGAGAGAAAGACGAAAGTTACAGCGCTAAATCAAGAAGTAGAAGAAGTATCATATACAAGAGCGACTAGCAAGGATATAACTTTAACTTTAGAGCTTGAACTTCAAAAATACATAACTGAGATTTTTGGCAGTGACGCTGGGGCTGTTGTGGTTATGAGCCTAAAAGATGGCGCTATTTTGGCTGCTGGAAGCTTTCCTGAGTATGATCTAAATCCGTTTGTTACTGGAATCAGCCAAAAAGAGTGGGACGCTATCATAAATAACTTAGATCATCCATTTACAAATAAACTTGTAAATTCGCTATATCCCCCAGGAAGCGTCGTAAAAATGGCTATGGGAATGGCATTTTTTGATAGTGGTAGGATAACGCCTAGAACACAGATAATGTGCGATACTTATTTTGAGCTTGGAGGGCGTAAATTTAGAAATTGGAAGAATTATGGTGCTGAGTATATGACTATAGTAGAGGCCATAAAAGAGAGTTGTGATACCTATTTTTATAGAGGAGCTTATCAAATAGGTATAGATAATATAGCTCCGGTTTTAGAGCGTTTTGGTTTTGGCAAAAAGACCGGCATTGACTTGCCAAATGAATACATAGGCATCGTCCCTTCTCGTGAATGGAAAAAAGCCAAAACAAATATGCCTTGGTATCACGGCGATACTCTAAATACGTCCATAGGGCAAGGAAATTTTCTTGTGACTCCAGTTCAAGTAGCCAAAGATACGGCGATCTTTGCTACCGGGCTTGAAATGACTCCTCATTTTTTATATAGTATAGATGGGAAAAAAGTAGAATGGGAAGTGCAAGATAACTTGACAAATAAAGAAAAAGCCGACATAGAGTATATAAGAAAGGGTATGTATGATACTGCAAATGTTTTTGGAGGTACTGCTTTTAGAGCTCTTAGTGCAGCTTCTATAAGACTTGCTGCTAAAACAGGAACGGCTCAAGTAGTTGGCATCTCTCAAACCGATAAAGAAAGAATAAAAGAAAACGATATGAAATACTATGAGAGATCGCACGCTTGGATAACGACTTATGGGCCATATGAAAACCCGCAGTTTGTGGTAACTGCTATGGTCGAGCACGGCGGACATGGCGGAAGTGCTGCAGGTCCTATCGTGGCAAAAATTTACAATAAACTTATAGAGTTAGGTTATATAGATAAGAAATATTTAAAGAAAAAGTAA